A portion of the Streptococcus sp. Marseille-Q6470 genome contains these proteins:
- a CDS encoding CPBP family intramembrane glutamic endopeptidase yields MSRNKALSVYLVGTFSQLLLVCLVVFFFNYFAIRSDLVNILGIMIGGISTALWGSIVAIFYYKIDLKKIIKDFFNIQTSYKNYLLAFFLIILDFSFLFFGGEIVQFIWYLPFLMFFKFIVFGGLEEIGWRYVFQQILQEKLHYFQATFLTFIIWSIWHLLFFYIDGSLINLQLVPFLFGLLTNSFILSALYLKTKNLWICVMTHSIINVFSQLTISDAHYEIYLIKIIVIVASCFIAKSSKVKYKTKRSN; encoded by the coding sequence ATGAGTAGAAATAAGGCTCTTTCAGTTTATTTGGTAGGAACTTTTAGCCAATTGTTATTAGTTTGTTTAGTTGTATTTTTCTTTAATTATTTCGCTATTCGTTCTGATCTAGTAAATATTCTCGGTATAATGATTGGTGGTATCTCTACAGCCTTATGGGGTAGCATTGTTGCCATTTTCTATTATAAGATTGACTTAAAGAAAATAATAAAAGATTTTTTTAATATTCAGACCAGTTACAAAAATTATTTATTAGCATTTTTTCTTATTATTCTTGATTTCTCTTTTCTATTTTTTGGAGGGGAAATCGTACAATTTATCTGGTATCTTCCTTTTCTGATGTTTTTCAAATTTATTGTATTTGGTGGATTGGAAGAAATCGGTTGGAGATACGTATTTCAGCAAATTTTACAAGAGAAGTTACACTATTTTCAAGCAACATTTTTAACATTTATCATTTGGTCAATTTGGCATTTATTGTTCTTCTATATAGATGGCTCCCTAATCAATCTTCAATTAGTACCTTTTTTATTTGGGTTGCTGACAAATTCCTTCATTCTTTCAGCTCTTTATTTAAAAACAAAAAATCTCTGGATTTGTGTGATGACACATTCAATAATCAATGTGTTCTCTCAATTAACTATTAGTGACGCTCATTACGAAATCTATCTAATCAAAATTATTGTTATTGTTGCATCGTGTTTTATAGCAAAGTCCAGCAAAGTTAAATATAAGACAAAACGTAGTAATTAG